One window from the genome of bacterium encodes:
- a CDS encoding hydrogenase small subunit codes for MALTRREFLKMFSGLTITAGFSQALIPEIYRVMVEASETKPAVLWLDGMNCTGCSISLLNSVHPSIKEVLLEIISMGFHPNIMAASGDLALSVYEDAIKNKKGQYYLIVEGAIPAASGKYCGIGERDGKGIPAGEWVTRLADSAKSIIAVGQCASYGGIPAAAGNYTGAAGVQDYLKKPVINIPGCPPHPDWIVGTIVHILLYGMPELDRYGRPKMFFGKCIHDNCERRKDFDEHKFAKHFSEEGCLYELGCKGPVTYGDCPQRRWNNHVNWCVQSGAGCRGCTEPGWPDNVSPLFERVPFNGR; via the coding sequence TCATGGTGGAAGCTTCGGAAACCAAACCCGCGGTGCTTTGGCTTGATGGGATGAATTGTACCGGGTGTTCAATTTCCCTGCTTAATTCCGTGCACCCGAGTATTAAAGAAGTCTTGTTAGAAATAATAAGCATGGGATTTCATCCTAATATAATGGCGGCGTCAGGTGATCTTGCATTGTCGGTGTATGAAGACGCGATAAAAAATAAAAAAGGGCAATATTATCTGATTGTTGAAGGGGCGATTCCGGCAGCGAGCGGTAAATACTGCGGAATTGGTGAGAGGGACGGCAAAGGTATACCGGCGGGTGAATGGGTAACGAGATTAGCTGATTCGGCAAAGTCAATAATTGCGGTAGGACAGTGTGCCTCATACGGCGGAATTCCGGCGGCCGCCGGGAATTATACCGGAGCGGCGGGAGTACAGGATTATCTAAAAAAGCCTGTAATTAACATACCGGGCTGCCCGCCTCATCCTGACTGGATCGTGGGCACAATCGTGCACATTTTGCTTTATGGAATGCCCGAGTTGGATCGTTATGGACGGCCGAAAATGTTTTTCGGCAAATGTATCCACGATAATTGTGAAAGACGGAAGGATTTTGATGAACATAAATTTGCAAAACATTTCAGTGAAGAAGGTTGTTTATACGAATTGGGCTGTAAAGGCCCTGTGACGTATGGGGATTGCCCTCAAAGGCGGTGGAATAATCATGTAAACTGGTGTGTGCAAAGCGGAGCGGGCTGCAGGGGATGCACTGAGCCCGGCTGGCCGGACAATGTTTCACCGTTATTTGAACGGGTACCCTTTAATGGAAGGTGA